In Leptospira wolffii serovar Khorat str. Khorat-H2, the DNA window GACCAAGGCGGTTTTATCACGGAATTGTTGCTCTGCGTATTTGATATCCGTGGAAAGTGTGAATTCTCCGAAAACCACGGAGACTCCTTCCTGGTTTCGGGACGTGATCTTCTTTAATCCTGAGATGGAGGAAAGTTCCTCTTCGAGAGGCTTGGAAATCAATTCCTCGATTTCCTCCGGTCCCGCTCCGGGATAGATCGTGGTAACGGACACGACCGGGATATTTACGTCCGGAAAGAGATCCACACCCATTTTACTGAGGGAGAAGATCCCTGTGATCAACATCAGAATGACTAAGCTTGTGATAAAGATCGGACGTTTGATGGAAAGGAGCGCTATATTCAAGTTGCCTCCGGAGGTCTTAGGATCCGGGAATCAAATCTCGGAAGCCGACCAGGACCTCAAGGAATCCAATTAGACCGGTTCCCGAATTTTCGGAAAGAAATTCGTGAACAGGAGTCGGGAAATTTGGAAGAAATGGTTTTAAGCCAGGACTAACTTACTCGGAGGAAAAGAATTCGGCGCCTTGGATTCTTATCCCGAACCGGCGAGTTGGCAGACATAAGCGAATTCCGTTCGGAATTTTTCGCGATCCGCTAAACGAATACGATCCTTACCGGTGCTTGGAGACCGGGATCGATCCGATGAAAAAATCGGCTTCCGATAGTCGCCCTTCGAGAAGAGCATCAGAAAAATCTAAGATAAAAGCTCTTAGTAGATTCTACGGATCGCTTGGGAAATTCTCTGGATATTATCCTTGGTCAGGTTAGGATAAATCGGAATGCAATGTCCCCTCTGATACAATCTTTCTCCGTTAGGAAACTCGGAATTCGGAAGATCCAGAATATGATGGATGGGTTCTGAAACGGTTCTACGAGTACCGATTTGCAGGGATCTAAAATATCTCTCAACCTGCTCGTAATTTCCAGGGGCCACGATTACGAAGCGATTGAAAGTCTCCGTACTAGGATCGTTGAAATGAGAACCTACCTGGGAACCTTGGATAGATTGCAGATAGACCTGCGCGATTTTCCTTTTTCTCTCCAGAATCACTCCCAAATTAGAGAGCTGTTCGATTCCTAGAGCCGCTTGGTAATCGATCATATCGTAATCCAGTCTAGGTTGCCCTTCTCTTCGAGCGTAAGGTTCTTTGCCGTCCTTGCGGGCGCGGATCTTTTTGGCGATGGAATCGTCGTCCGTACAGATCAGAGCCCCGTTTCCTGTGGTAATTAGGAATTCTACGGAAAGACCGCAAATGGAAATCTTTCCTTGTTTTCCTGGAGTGAAGGTTTCCGTGCGGGCACCTACCGCCTCGGAGAAATCTTCGATTACCGGTCTTCCTTTGAAGTCGTACTTGGAAAAGTCGATCAGGGAACCGAAGGTATGATCCACTATGACGGCTTTAATGGAATCGTCTTCCAAGGACTTAGCGAGTTCCTGAGGACAGACATGAAAGGAATGTTTTTCCAGATCCAAAACGGCGGGCTGGGCCTGGATTAAAAAGATAGCATCTAAAGCGGCGAGAGGAGCGAAAGTGGAGAGAGCTACTTTGTCTCCCGGTTGGATCTCCAACGCCAAAAGAGCCAGATGATAAGCCGCAGTCAGGCTGTTTGCGGAGACGACTTGCTTGGTCCTAAAAGTGGAAGAAAACGCTTTCTCGAATTTATGAGTCACCGATCCGGAAGAAAGTTGGTCTTCTACCAAAGCCTCCAAAACGGTTTTCAAGTCTTCCCGGGAGAGGGTAGGTTTATTGTACTCAATATCCGTTTTTTTTCGGTTTGGTTTCTCTAAAACTTCTGTTTCCGCGCTCATTGGCCTTCTCAGGTTCTAATAACTTTATTATGTCGCATTATAACCGAAGTACAAGGCCAGTAAAGATATTTTTCGAAAATACCCTTCACCGGCCTGGATCGGTAGCTACCGCGACAGGTTTCGATTATCTATAGAATTGTCTAGACATTTTTAGTACAAGAAAAAAACGTCCCCGATCAGTTTCCCGTGATCTTGTTTCGGATTCCGATCCAAATCTCGGGCAAGTACGCTCCTATAAAAATCAGGGCGAGTCCGGTATAGGTCCATTTATTGAAATAGGATTCGCCGGTGAACCGAAGGGTAGCGACGTTAATGATGGTGATCCACCATCCGAATACGATGATGCCCGCACCGATTAGATTGGGGAAGATGAAGCCTAGAATTTTTGACATGGCAAAGGTTTCCTGAATTGGATTTGGCTCCGAAGTATCGAGGAAAGGATTTCCAATTCAAGCCGTTTTTCCGAAACCCCTTTTTCGGCTTAAGAAAGACTAGATTTCTGGTTGCGACGAATCGGACTCGGATGAGTACTTTCTATCGGGAAGATTCCGGACCGATATAAAGGGTCTTCGAAAAACATGAAAGAAGAACTAGACAAAGATTTAGACCCGGAAATCGAACCTAGGGAGATGAATCCCACCGAGTATAGACTTCTTACATTATTGTTTCATTTTTTCCGTTTTCCGGACGGGCTGACCTTGAGTTCTCTTCGCAAGATCATGGAAGGCTTTTACGATAACGAGAACAAGGACTCGGATCGCAGAAAACTTTCCAGAGACATCGAGGAATTGGAATCCTTAGGATTTCATATCAAATATTATCCCCAAAAGAACGGAAAGGATTTCGTATATGTTCTCTCCAAGGATCCTCTTTCCAAATCTTTGCAATTCTCGGAAGAGGAGCTAAGAGAGATATCCGCGCTTCTGCTCAAAGGATTTTCCGAATCTCCAAAATACGAATTGTACACTGCCGCTCGAAAAATATTCGCGGGAGATCTGAGTTATTATCCGGAATTGGGAGATTCCGCATCCGATTCGGAGGAAGAAGCGGGAGAAACCGCTTTTGCCGTGCTCGACGCGCTCAAGAACAAGGTGCCTATCCGAATCCGATATTATAAGAATTTTCCCGAAGATTCCTATCTGAGGGAGGTGGACCCGATCCGACTCATCCGAAAGAGAGGCTCGGACCATTACCTACTCGCATACGATAGGGAAGACAAGGAAAGAAAGCGTTTCATTCTGCCCAAGATACAATCGGTGGAGGTCCTACAAGGGGATTTTCTTTACCAGTCCAGGGGAGCCAAGCGGGAAACCGAGGAGGACCTGATCGTTCATGCGGCCTTGTTCCCGGTGCATGGGCCCAAGGAAGTGCAGTGGATTTGCAAGGAAGAGGGGCTTGTCAAAACCAAATTGTTCCTGAGCGGAATCGAATATAAGGAAGAAGGAAATCGACTGTCTTTCCGATCCACGAACCTGGAAGGATTATTACCTTTTCTTTGGCGATGGCCCGAGGCGATAGAGACGATCTCCCCTCCGGAATTGAACGAGCTATATCAAAATTCCATAAAACAGACGTATAAGTTGTACGAAACCGTATAGATTCGGGCCTCATCCTCACCTAGGATCGGACCGGGCTGGCTTCGACAAATTACGTTGCGAAAAAAGTCCTAAGGTTGCGTGAAAAATCCTGATTTACGTAAAAAACTATAAACCCATTCTAACGAAAATCCAAAGAAAACCATGAAATTAAGATTCGTATTCCTGTTACTATTCTTCGCCCAAATCCTTTTCAATCTCGTGATGAAATATCTCTCGTACCAAGGAGATCCTTCTCCGGAATTACATGAAAGAATCCTAAAGTATTTCACCGAAGCCGATATCCAAGCCGGAACGGAATACGACAGAAGAGGATTTTTCGTCTCCATACTTTCCTCTTTGATCGATTTTGCAATCGCGGGTCTATTCGTATTCACC includes these proteins:
- a CDS encoding DegT/DnrJ/EryC1/StrS family aminotransferase yields the protein MSAETEVLEKPNRKKTDIEYNKPTLSREDLKTVLEALVEDQLSSGSVTHKFEKAFSSTFRTKQVVSANSLTAAYHLALLALEIQPGDKVALSTFAPLAALDAIFLIQAQPAVLDLEKHSFHVCPQELAKSLEDDSIKAVIVDHTFGSLIDFSKYDFKGRPVIEDFSEAVGARTETFTPGKQGKISICGLSVEFLITTGNGALICTDDDSIAKKIRARKDGKEPYARREGQPRLDYDMIDYQAALGIEQLSNLGVILERKRKIAQVYLQSIQGSQVGSHFNDPSTETFNRFVIVAPGNYEQVERYFRSLQIGTRRTVSEPIHHILDLPNSEFPNGERLYQRGHCIPIYPNLTKDNIQRISQAIRRIY
- a CDS encoding helix-turn-helix transcriptional regulator, giving the protein MKEELDKDLDPEIEPREMNPTEYRLLTLLFHFFRFPDGLTLSSLRKIMEGFYDNENKDSDRRKLSRDIEELESLGFHIKYYPQKNGKDFVYVLSKDPLSKSLQFSEEELREISALLLKGFSESPKYELYTAARKIFAGDLSYYPELGDSASDSEEEAGETAFAVLDALKNKVPIRIRYYKNFPEDSYLREVDPIRLIRKRGSDHYLLAYDREDKERKRFILPKIQSVEVLQGDFLYQSRGAKRETEEDLIVHAALFPVHGPKEVQWICKEEGLVKTKLFLSGIEYKEEGNRLSFRSTNLEGLLPFLWRWPEAIETISPPELNELYQNSIKQTYKLYETV